A stretch of the Helicoverpa zea isolate HzStark_Cry1AcR chromosome 15, ilHelZeax1.1, whole genome shotgun sequence genome encodes the following:
- the LOC124637153 gene encoding uncharacterized protein F59B2.12-like, with the protein MFKFFAAFAIPSLISCFAVPNDPLHLNILPPPNFNYQSGDSLAINVTFKNVPNGRYPGFKVIHGSAEKEFVKRGDTTFQFNEKLTSQSVSLDLDLAEGNPVYTLYKGKIQPQDYAVCGVSSLELNFDIDFSNTYTGQVVNVERKITEKCVVAKYGFTISNGGFIRIRSILDISEDGGEYQEKTYPDGAKRIQNTTKDGNNYQENTYADGSRRIVNTLKDGSEYKESTYSDGTKRIENTTKDEKYQDNTYSDGTRRIAHTFKDGSKYIEKTYSDKSRHIENTDKEGNKYQEDIYSDGTKRIVNTFVDGSEHRETTYSDGTRRIANTTTDGNTHTETIRPDGNRRNWKRSSDVIYGTSSSKTDPNDDGQVFNEESNITEKCVIAKNGSTKSNSGCIRIRSSLDNTEDGGEYQEKTYPDGTKCIVNITKDGNSYQENTYADGSRRILNTLKDGSEYKESTYSDGTKRIRNTTKDEKYEENIYPDGTKRIVHTLKDGSEYKESSYSDGTKRIRNTTKDEKYEENTYPDGTKRIVHTLKDGSKYVETTYSDGTRRIANTPTDSNTHTETIRPDGNRRNWKRSSDVIYGTSSSSKTDPNDDGAVLVSMESSGNRVSAYSSADMLLVLSAVLSVLHKLFH; encoded by the exons atgtttaaattcttTGCTGCTTTTGCAATTCCATCCTTAATTTCTTGTTTCGCGGTGCCAAATGACCCTTTACATTTAAACATac TACCACCTCCAAACTTTAATTACCAATCAGGAGATTCACTGGCTATTAATGTGACATTCAAGAATGTACCAAACGGTCGGTACCCTGGCTTTAAAGTCATACATGGAAGTGCAG AAAAAGAATTTGTGAAACGCGGAGACACAACATTTCAATTCAACGAAAAATTGACTTCTCAAAGTGTATCTCTCGACTTGGATCTGGCTGAAGGCAACCCGGTCTATACACTATACAAAGGAAAAATTCAGCCACaag acTATGCTGTATGTGGCGTATCATCTTTAGAATTGAACTTTGATATAGatttttcaaatacatataCTG GTCAGGTTGTCAATgtagaaagaaaaataacagaGAAATGTGTTGTTGCAAAATATGGCTTCACTATAAGTAATGGTGGATTTATTAGAATCAGAAGTATTCTAGACATTTCTGAAGATGGTGGAGAGTATCAAGAGAAAACATATCCTGATGGGGCCAAACGTATTCAAAACACTACTAAAGATGGTAATAACTATCAAGAGAACACATATGCAGATGGTTCCAGACGTATTGTAAACACTTTAAAAGATGGCAGCGAATACAAAGAAAGTACTTATTCCGATGGGACCAAACGTATTGAAAACACTACTAAAGATGAAAAATATCAGGACAATACATATTCAGATGGAACCAGACGTATCGCACACACTTTCAAAGATGGTAGCAAATATATAGAAAAAACTTATTCAGATAAGAGCAGACATATTGAAAACACTGATAAAGAGGGTAACAAGTATCAAGAAGATATTTATTCAGATGGGACCAAACGTATTGTAAACACTTTTGTAGATGGTAGCGAACATAGAGAAACAACTTATTCAGATGGGACCAGACGTATTGCAAATACTACTACAGATGGCAACACCCATACAGAGACTATTCGTCCAGATGGCAACAGAAGGAATTGGAAAAGATCATCAGATGTAATTTATGGAACGAGTTCTTCAAAAACGGACCCAAATGACGATG GTCAGGTGTTTAATGAAGAAAGTAATATTACAGAGAAATGTGTTATTGCAAAAAATGGCTCCACTAAAAGTAATAGTGGGTGTATTAGAATTAGAAGTAGTTTAGATAATACTGAAGATGGTGGAGAGTATCAAGAGAAAACTTATCCAGATGGGACCAAATGTATTGTTAACATTACTAAAGATGGTAATAGTTATCAAGAGAATACATATGCAGATGGTTCCAGACGTATTTTAAACACTTTAAAAGATGGCAGCGAATACAAAGAAAGTACTTATTCAGATGGGACCAAACGTATAAGAAACACTACCAAAGATGAAAAGTATGAAGAGAATATATATCCAGATGGGACCAAGCGTATTGTACACACTTTAAAAGATGGCAGCGAATACAAAGAAAGTAGTTATTCAGATGGGACCAAACGTATCAGAAACACTACCAAAGATGAAAAATATGAAGAGAATACATATCCAGATGGGACCAAGCGTATTGTACACACTTTAAAAGATGGTAGCAAATATGTAGAAACAACTTATTCAGATGGTACCAGACGTATTGCAAATACTCCTACAGATAGCAACACCCATACAGAGACTATTCGTCCAGATGGTAACAGAAGGAATTGGAAAAGATCATCAGATGTAATTTATGGAACCAGTTCTTCTTCAAAAACGGACCCAAATGACGATG GAGCAGTTTTAGTATCTATGGAATCTTCTGGAAATCGCGTCAGTGCCTACTCTTCTGCTGACATGTTGTTGGTGCTATCAGCCGTATTAAGTGTATTACATAAACTATTCCATTAA
- the LOC124637165 gene encoding uncharacterized protein LOC124637165, protein MCSAVLNNPVHLNILPPPKFHFKSGDSLAINVTFKNVPNGRNPGFTVMHGSAEKVFVKRGETSFQFNEKLTSQSISLDLDLAEGDPVYTLYKGEIQPHDIAEFGASSFELNINLDFSNSYNGQVFNVESNITEKCVAAKYGSIKSNGGPVRIKSTLDISENGG, encoded by the exons ATGTGTTCTGCGGTGCTTAATAACCCTGTACATTTGAACATac TACCACCTCCAAAATTTCATTTCAAGTCAGGAGATTCACTGGCTATTAATGTGACATTCAAGAATGTACCAAACGGTCGGAACCCTGGCTTTACAGTCATGCATGGAAGTGCAG AAAAAGTATTTGTGAAACGAGGAGAAACATCATTTCAATTCAATGAAAAGTTGACGTCTCAAAGTATATCTCTTGACTTGGATCTGGCTGAAGGCGACCCGGTCTATACACTATACAAAGGAGAAATTCAGCCGCAtg acaTTGCTGAATTTGGTGCATCATCTTTcgaattaaacattaatttagatTTTTCAAATTCATATAATG GTCAGGTGTTTAATGTGGAAAGTAATATAACAGAAAAATGTGTTGCTGCAAAATATGGCTCCATTAAAAGTAATGGTGGACCTGTTAGAATCAAAAGTACTCTAGACATATCTGAAAATGGTGGATAG